In Pseudomonadales bacterium, the sequence AGTTGGCAAAGCCTTTCTGCACGCTCTTCTCGGACGCGGTGGTGAGTGATCCCAAGGCCAGAACGGGCTGCTGGCCCGCGAATGCCTTGTTCACCAGATCAGCGTCATCACCGTTCAAGCCCGACAGCAGGCGAATCCGCTCCGCAATGCCTTCTATTGCCCCGAACACGGCATGGAAATAGTTTTCGTCCAGCAACTCGGCGCGGCAGTAGTTCAGCATTTCCGCATGGATGACGCGCCCGTTCAGAAGCCGAAGATCATGCCTCGGATGTGGATGACGCGGACAGAAACCATGGCCAGGGCGCTGACCATGGTCTGTCGAATGCGCGCTCAGCCGCTCATCGCCTTGAGCGCCGCGATGTTGTCGGCCAGCACGCGCTTGGTCACGTCGCGCTCGGCGACCTTCTCCATCATCGTGGCCAGGCCCGGCACTTCGGCGATGATGTCCCAATCGAGCACGCGGCGGCAGGCGGTTTCGCTCAGCTTCAGGGCGTAGAAGGCAAAGATGTCGGCGGCGGTCAGTTCGCTGCCGCAGAGGTAGGGCGAGAGTGAGGCGATGCGTCCGAGTGCCGGCAGGCCGCGGCGCAGCAGTGCGGTGGAGCTCTCCTTGACCGATTCGGGCACCTCGCGACCGAAGAGCGCGCCGATCATGCGGTGGGCCGGGTCTTCGATGTAGAGCTCGATGGTCTTGATGATCTGCTGCATCCTGGCCCGCGCGAAGGGGTCGGCGGGGTAGAGCGCCGGCTGCGGATGGCAGGCTTCGAGGTAGTCGAGAATGACGCTGGTCTCGGTGAGAATGCCCCGTTCGGTCTCGATGAAGGGCACTTTGCCCATCGGGCTCTTGGCCAGCAGCGCAGGCTCCTGGCTCGGGGCGACCGTCACGGCTTCGAAGGGAATCTCTTTTTCAAGCAGGTAGTGTTTGACGATGTTGTAGTAGTTGCTGACCGCAAAGCCGTAGAGCTTGAGCATGGGAGATTCTCCTTATGGGTGGAGCCGCCGTCGGTCAGTGAGCCATTTCACTGCCGACAGGCGACCGCCCGATTGTAACGGATGCTGTGTGGTTCCGGCAGGCGCGCAAGGGTGCTATGGATTGGCGCGCTTGCCTGGTCGGCGCTGGCGCCACACCTCGATCAGCGCGGGCAGCAGGCTGATGCCGATGATCAGAAAGATCACCAGGCTGAAGTTGCTGCGGATGATCGGCAGGTTGCCGAAGTAGTAACCGAGCAGCACGAAGCCGGCGACCCACAATGCGCCGCCCAGCAGGTTGTAGGCGAGAAACTCGCCGTAGGGCATCTTGCCGACACCGGCCAGAAAGGGGGTGAAGGTGCGCACGATCGGGACGAAGCGGGCCAGGATCACCGACTTGCCGCCATGCTTGTCGAAAAAAAGCTGGGTTCGCTCCAGATAGTCGCGTCGAATCCAGCGCGAGTCGCGTTCGAAGACCGCCTTGCCGGCGCGGCGGCCAATCAGGTAGTTGAGGTTGTCGCCGAGCACCGCGGCGACGAACAGCAGTCCGGTGAGCAGCCCCGGGTGCAGCGCGCCGGTGGCGCTGAGCGCGCCGGCGGCGAACAGCAGGCTGTCACCGGGCAGAAACGGCATGATGACGAGTCCGGTCTCGACGAAGATGATCATGAACAGCAGCAGGTAGATCCAGGCGCCGTACTGCTGGACGAATTCGATCAGGTGACGGTCGACATGCAGGATGAAATCGATCAGCTCGATCATGGGGTGCTGCTCAACGCAAGTGAATGGGGTGTGGCTGGCACGGCCGGCTGCCGCTGGTCGGTCGACTGCGACAGCCGGACAGTGATCAGGCGCTCAATGGCCGGTATTTGAGGCGGTGCGGCTGGTCGGCGTCGACACCGAGACGGCGCTTGCGGTCGGCCTCGTAGTCGGCGTAGTTGCCCTCGAACCAGACCACCTTGCTGTCGCCCTCGAAGGCGAGGATGTGGGTGGCGATGCGGTCGAGGAACCAGCGGTCGTGGGAGATGACCACGGCGCAGCCGGGAAAGGTCAGCAGCGCCTCTTCGAGCGCCCGCAGGGTCTCGACGTCGAGGTCGTTGGTCGGTTCGTCGAGCAGCAGCACGTTGCCGCCGCTCTTGAGCACCTTGGCCAGATGGACCCGGTTGCGCTCGCCGCCCGACAGTTCGCCGATCCGCTTCTGCTGGTCGGTGCCCTTGAAGTTGAAGCGGCCGACATAGGCGCGTGATGGCGTTTCGTAGCTGCCGACGCGCAGGATGTCATGGCCGCCGGAGATCTCCTCCCACACTGTATGTTTGTCATCGAGGCTCTGCCGGCTCTGGTCGACATAGGCGAGCTGCAGGGTCTCACCGAACCTCAGCGTGCCGGCGTCGGGCTGCTCCTGACCGGCCAGGATGCGGAACAGCGTGGTCTTGCCGGCGCCGTTGGGGCCGATGATGCCGACGATGCCGCCCGGCGGCAGTTGAAAGTTCAGGTCATCGAACAGCAGCCGGTCGCCAAAGGCCTTGCGCAGCCCTTCGCCCTTGATCACCAGGTCGCCAAGGCGGGGTCCGGGCGGGATGTAGAGATCCTGGGTTTCGTTGCGCTTCTGGAACTCCTGTGAGGCCAGTTCGTCGAAGCGGGCCAGCCGCGCCTTGCTCTTGGCGGTGCGCCCCTTGGGATTGCTGCGCACCCATTCGAGCTCGGCCTGCATCGCCTTGCGGTGGGCTGACTCCTGCTTTTCTTCCTGCTCCAGCCGCTTCTCTTTCTGCGCCAGCCAACTGGAGTAGTTGCCTTCCCAGGGGATGCCGTGACCGCGGTCGAGCTCCAGAATCCAGCTGGCGACGTTGTCGAGAAAGTAGCGGTCGTGGGTGACGGCAATGACGGTGCCGGGGTAGTCGTGCAGAAAGCGTTCGAGCCAGGCCACCGATTCGGCGTCGAGGTGGTTGGTGGGCTCATCGAGCAGCAGCATGTCCGGTTTGGAGAGCAGCAGCCGGCACAGCGCCACGCGGCGCTTCTCGCCACCGGAGAGCCTGGTCACATCGGCCTCCCATGGCGGCAGGCGCAGTGCGTCGGCGGCCACGTCCAGGGTGCGGTCGAGCTCCCAGGCGCCGGCGGCGTCGATCTTGTCCTGCAACTCGGCCTGCTCGGCCAGCAGGGTATCGAAGTCGGCATCGGGGTCGGCAAAGGCGTTGCTGATCTCGTTGAAGCGATCGAGCAGGGCCTTGGTCTCCTTCACGCCCTCCTCGACATTGCCGCGCACATCCTTGGCCGGGTCGAGTTCCGGCTCCTGCGGCAAAAAGCCGATCCGGGTGCCGGCCAACGGCCGTGCCTCGCCGTCGAACTCCTT encodes:
- a CDS encoding glutathione S-transferase family protein encodes the protein MLKLYGFAVSNYYNIVKHYLLEKEIPFEAVTVAPSQEPALLAKSPMGKVPFIETERGILTETSVILDYLEACHPQPALYPADPFARARMQQIIKTIELYIEDPAHRMIGALFGREVPESVKESSTALLRRGLPALGRIASLSPYLCGSELTAADIFAFYALKLSETACRRVLDWDIIAEVPGLATMMEKVAERDVTKRVLADNIAALKAMSG
- a CDS encoding DedA family protein, whose product is MELIDFILHVDRHLIEFVQQYGAWIYLLLFMIIFVETGLVIMPFLPGDSLLFAAGALSATGALHPGLLTGLLFVAAVLGDNLNYLIGRRAGKAVFERDSRWIRRDYLERTQLFFDKHGGKSVILARFVPIVRTFTPFLAGVGKMPYGEFLAYNLLGGALWVAGFVLLGYYFGNLPIIRSNFSLVIFLIIGISLLPALIEVWRQRRPGKRANP
- the ettA gene encoding energy-dependent translational throttle protein EttA is translated as MAQYIYTMQRVSKVVPPKREILRNISLSFFPGAKIGVLGLNGSGKSTLLRIMAGVDKEFDGEARPLAGTRIGFLPQEPELDPAKDVRGNVEEGVKETKALLDRFNEISNAFADPDADFDTLLAEQAELQDKIDAAGAWELDRTLDVAADALRLPPWEADVTRLSGGEKRRVALCRLLLSKPDMLLLDEPTNHLDAESVAWLERFLHDYPGTVIAVTHDRYFLDNVASWILELDRGHGIPWEGNYSSWLAQKEKRLEQEEKQESAHRKAMQAELEWVRSNPKGRTAKSKARLARFDELASQEFQKRNETQDLYIPPGPRLGDLVIKGEGLRKAFGDRLLFDDLNFQLPPGGIVGIIGPNGAGKTTLFRILAGQEQPDAGTLRFGETLQLAYVDQSRQSLDDKHTVWEEISGGHDILRVGSYETPSRAYVGRFNFKGTDQQKRIGELSGGERNRVHLAKVLKSGGNVLLLDEPTNDLDVETLRALEEALLTFPGCAVVISHDRWFLDRIATHILAFEGDSKVVWFEGNYADYEADRKRRLGVDADQPHRLKYRPLSA